One Candidatus Zixiibacteriota bacterium genomic region harbors:
- a CDS encoding lipid II flippase MurJ: protein MNGSSLQRAGAAVLLVSALVKAVGYAREAVVAAVFGTTAAIDLYLAAVALPAAICTVVYYSLPNAFVPLFAGDRTTTQRARRAAWGVAGLMLALSTAMWLLARPITDTLASGFSPEARTESAGLLRIGAWAVVLASAEALGRAHLLARRCFVRPGLAFVWQSVAVIVAAIVWPGLGARSLMWGYVVGSGLAAAWNFVLIPHEEPRGTTSPLPDDSGMVRPIGRWVATVLIIDAFAQFFSLIDRHLGSYLPAGSIAALQYGGQIAFIPSSILGMGLSTAIFPFLSRAVAEGDRVQIDTIIDRAVRWMILGAVPLVVWMVAFRAEVVILLFERGAFDAHSRQMTSVVLTALAVGLLPTVLTMLLSRVFYSSRCWRPLFYGSLIGVMVKAACGWWWVARYGVAGLAASTSVAYGAWLIPILWSLREHVPTGRLVAWSFYAARVLFLTAIPAVITVWLAGVFLPERMSPTLLAVVKLGAASVLGAMTILILGPHWGIAESATVRSWLAGLFRHARGGR, encoded by the coding sequence ATGAACGGATCCTCACTGCAAAGGGCCGGCGCGGCCGTTCTGCTGGTCAGCGCGCTGGTCAAGGCCGTGGGGTACGCGCGTGAAGCCGTGGTCGCGGCTGTCTTTGGGACGACGGCGGCCATCGATCTGTATCTGGCGGCCGTCGCACTTCCGGCGGCCATCTGCACGGTCGTCTACTATTCCCTTCCCAATGCCTTCGTTCCCCTGTTTGCCGGTGACAGGACGACAACTCAACGAGCGCGTCGTGCCGCATGGGGGGTGGCAGGGCTGATGCTGGCATTGTCCACTGCCATGTGGCTGCTGGCGCGGCCGATCACCGACACCCTGGCGAGCGGATTCTCTCCGGAAGCGCGCACCGAATCGGCCGGGCTGCTGAGGATTGGCGCGTGGGCCGTTGTCCTGGCGTCGGCAGAGGCCTTGGGGCGCGCCCATTTGTTGGCCCGCCGGTGCTTCGTCCGTCCCGGTCTGGCGTTCGTGTGGCAGAGTGTCGCGGTGATTGTCGCGGCCATCGTTTGGCCCGGACTGGGCGCCCGTTCTCTGATGTGGGGCTATGTCGTCGGCTCAGGTCTGGCGGCCGCGTGGAATTTCGTTCTGATCCCGCACGAAGAGCCCCGTGGCACGACATCGCCGCTGCCGGACGATTCAGGGATGGTCCGCCCGATCGGGCGCTGGGTTGCAACCGTTCTGATCATTGACGCCTTCGCGCAGTTCTTCAGTCTGATCGACCGCCATTTGGGCTCGTATCTTCCCGCCGGATCGATCGCCGCGCTGCAGTACGGCGGCCAGATCGCCTTCATCCCCTCGTCCATCCTCGGCATGGGATTGTCGACGGCCATCTTCCCGTTCCTCAGCCGTGCCGTGGCCGAGGGTGACCGGGTGCAGATCGACACGATCATCGACCGCGCCGTCCGCTGGATGATCCTCGGCGCGGTGCCGCTGGTGGTCTGGATGGTCGCGTTTCGCGCCGAGGTCGTCATACTGCTCTTTGAGCGCGGGGCCTTCGATGCCCATTCGCGGCAGATGACGTCAGTCGTGCTGACGGCGTTGGCGGTCGGCCTGTTGCCCACAGTCCTGACGATGTTGCTGTCGCGCGTGTTCTATTCCTCGCGATGTTGGCGTCCCTTGTTCTATGGGTCCCTCATCGGCGTCATGGTCAAGGCCGCCTGCGGATGGTGGTGGGTCGCGCGCTACGGCGTGGCGGGGCTGGCAGCGTCGACGTCCGTGGCCTATGGGGCGTGGCTGATTCCGATTCTCTGGTCGCTGCGTGAACATGTGCCGACCGGTCGGTTGGTCGCGTGGTCTTTCTACGCGGCACGTGTCCTGTTCTTGACCGCCATTCCCGCTGTCATCACTGTCTGGCTGGCCGGTGTGTTTCTGCCGGAGAGGATGTCGCCCACGCTGTTGGCTGTCGTCAAGCTGGGGGCGGCCTCGGTTCTGGGCGCGATGACCATCCTGATTCTGGGACCCCATTGGGGGATCGCGGAGTCGGCCACGGTCCGGTCATGGCTGGCCGGGCTGTTCCGGCATGCACGTGGGGGCCGTTGA
- a CDS encoding acyltransferase — protein sequence MSIIIDSTARLAENIRWGEFCVVGADVDVGPDCEIGHHVILAAGTKIGAGVRIDDGAVIGKRPMRAANTAVTKEQELPPSVVGDGAIIGTHVVIYRGATLGQRVLVADLATVRENVVIGDFTIVGRGVAIENFCTIGRYCKLETNVYITAYSKVGDRVFVAPGVLTSNDNFIGRTEERFKHFKGVTVERGGRIGVGAVILPGKTVGADALVAAGAVLTSDAPTRKIVAGVPAKTFRGVPPEQLLDAQNWPDVKGKA from the coding sequence ATGAGTATCATCATTGATTCGACCGCGCGGCTGGCCGAGAACATTCGCTGGGGCGAGTTCTGCGTGGTGGGTGCCGACGTGGACGTCGGGCCGGACTGCGAGATCGGGCATCACGTGATTTTGGCCGCCGGGACGAAGATCGGCGCCGGTGTACGCATAGACGACGGTGCGGTGATCGGCAAGCGCCCGATGCGTGCCGCGAACACGGCCGTGACCAAAGAACAGGAACTCCCGCCCTCGGTCGTCGGTGATGGCGCGATCATCGGCACGCATGTGGTCATCTATCGCGGCGCCACCCTCGGCCAACGCGTGCTGGTCGCCGATCTGGCCACCGTGCGCGAAAACGTCGTCATCGGCGACTTCACCATCGTCGGACGCGGCGTCGCGATTGAGAACTTCTGCACGATCGGGCGATACTGTAAGCTGGAGACGAACGTCTACATCACGGCGTATTCGAAGGTCGGGGATCGCGTCTTTGTGGCGCCCGGTGTGTTGACGTCGAACGACAATTTCATCGGACGTACCGAGGAGCGCTTCAAGCACTTCAAGGGTGTCACGGTGGAACGCGGCGGACGGATCGGGGTCGGGGCGGTCATCCTCCCCGGGAAGACAGTCGGTGCCGATGCTCTGGTCGCGGCGGGGGCGGTGCTGACCAGCGACGCCCCCACCCGCAAGATTGTCGCCGGTGTGCCGGCCAAGACATTCCGCGGCGTCCCGCCCGAGCAACTCCTGGACGCTCAGAACTGGCCGGATGTGAAGGGGAAGGCGTGA
- a CDS encoding glycosyltransferase, which yields MSDSRIKTVILVHVSRRWATFHRRHMLLALAAALPESAALICIDRPITPDVTLWKYPRRFWASRWGLREERDGEHVRVLTWRLAAHDITVHRIPPLKPLNLWLARRQLQRYLRERFPEAERVIQWIYHPVQQWLFDALPRAGKVYECYDEYARTVEGEWVASRWSRELPVLRRADLTFVTTEHLMQSRRALAQRAALLPNGVPDFFFDAPNEVPDAIDHIPHPRVGFVGNIRSPVDFNLLESVFRERLDWHLIFVGPIQRSVHIEGLRGLANVHFLGPRRFEDLPGILRRLDVGLITYRVTEYIRVTQPLKLAEYLAVGLPTVSVDLPELRSMGDLIWLTPSQPTAFRDAIASALAVDRDRYAGRAVAAARELTWSVIIRRHVLPELRQVFQI from the coding sequence ATGAGTGATTCCCGAATCAAGACCGTCATTCTCGTGCACGTGTCGCGGCGCTGGGCGACGTTCCATCGTCGTCACATGCTGTTGGCACTCGCCGCAGCGCTGCCGGAGTCGGCGGCGTTGATTTGCATCGATCGTCCCATCACTCCAGATGTCACGCTCTGGAAGTACCCGCGCCGTTTCTGGGCCTCGCGCTGGGGACTGCGCGAGGAGCGTGATGGTGAGCATGTCAGAGTTCTGACATGGCGGCTGGCCGCACACGACATCACGGTCCACCGGATTCCCCCGCTGAAGCCCCTGAACCTGTGGCTGGCACGGCGGCAACTGCAGCGCTACCTGCGTGAACGCTTCCCCGAGGCCGAGAGGGTGATTCAGTGGATCTATCACCCGGTACAGCAGTGGCTCTTTGATGCTCTGCCGCGAGCGGGAAAGGTCTACGAATGCTACGACGAGTACGCGCGGACGGTCGAAGGGGAGTGGGTGGCGTCGCGGTGGAGTCGGGAGCTGCCGGTGCTGCGCCGTGCCGATCTGACATTCGTCACCACGGAACACCTGATGCAGAGCCGTCGTGCCCTTGCGCAACGGGCTGCGCTTCTGCCGAACGGCGTGCCGGACTTCTTCTTCGATGCACCGAACGAAGTCCCGGATGCCATCGACCACATTCCCCACCCTCGCGTCGGTTTCGTGGGGAATATCCGTTCTCCTGTCGACTTCAATCTGCTGGAGTCCGTCTTCCGCGAACGCTTGGATTGGCACCTGATATTCGTCGGGCCGATTCAGCGATCCGTCCACATCGAGGGGCTGCGTGGCCTCGCCAATGTTCATTTTCTGGGACCCCGACGGTTTGAAGACCTGCCGGGAATCCTCCGCCGGCTGGATGTTGGCTTGATCACCTACCGGGTCACCGAATACATCAGAGTGACCCAGCCGCTGAAACTCGCGGAGTATCTGGCCGTCGGCTTGCCCACGGTATCCGTCGATCTGCCGGAACTTCGGAGCATGGGAGATCTGATCTGGTTGACGCCCAGTCAACCGACGGCGTTTCGGGACGCGATTGCATCGGCGCTTGCCGTCGATCGGGACCGGTACGCCGGGCGCGCGGTCGCGGCGGCGCGGGAACTCACTTGGTCGGTGATCATACGCCGCCATGTGCTGCCGGAGCTGAGACAAGTCTTCCAGATCTGA
- a CDS encoding DegT/DnrJ/EryC1/StrS family aminotransferase, with product MPVPIIDLTRQYQSIKNEIDEAIARVFHHGGFILGAEVKNFEAAVAEKCGAQEAVGVASGSDALLLALHALGVGPGDEVIVPTFTFFATASAVSRLGARPVFCDISPADYNLDIEKAARLITPRTKAIQIVHLYGQMPDMGALRALTWDRGLYLVEDAAQAIGAAFAGNKAGACGDVGCFSFFPTKNLGAAGDGGMVVTDDPAIAERVRLLRGHGAQPKYYHRIVGYNSRLDALQAAILRAKLPHLDGWTERRRAHADVYDRELAGVGDLVLPARTPEAYHIFHQYTVATSRRDALRAHLQEAKIGTEIYYPLALHLQTCFAEFGGRPGDCPVAERATQTSLSLPIFPEMTESEQAETIDVIKRFFE from the coding sequence ATGCCGGTACCAATCATCGATCTGACACGACAGTATCAGTCGATCAAAAACGAGATCGACGAGGCGATTGCGCGGGTGTTTCACCACGGGGGCTTCATTCTCGGGGCGGAGGTGAAGAACTTCGAGGCGGCGGTGGCCGAAAAGTGTGGCGCGCAGGAGGCCGTCGGGGTCGCCTCCGGATCGGATGCCCTCCTGCTGGCGTTGCATGCCTTGGGCGTGGGACCGGGTGACGAGGTGATCGTCCCGACCTTCACGTTCTTCGCCACCGCGAGCGCGGTCAGTCGTCTCGGCGCCCGCCCCGTCTTCTGTGACATCAGTCCCGCCGACTACAATCTGGACATTGAGAAAGCGGCGCGACTCATCACGCCGCGCACGAAGGCCATTCAGATCGTGCACCTGTATGGTCAGATGCCGGACATGGGGGCGCTACGGGCTCTGACGTGGGACCGTGGATTGTACCTGGTGGAAGACGCCGCGCAGGCGATCGGCGCCGCCTTCGCCGGGAACAAGGCAGGGGCATGCGGTGACGTCGGTTGTTTTTCGTTCTTCCCGACCAAGAACCTCGGCGCGGCCGGTGACGGTGGGATGGTTGTGACCGATGATCCCGCCATTGCCGAGCGCGTGCGTCTGTTGCGCGGCCATGGCGCACAGCCGAAATACTATCACCGGATAGTCGGCTATAATTCCCGCCTGGATGCGCTGCAAGCGGCGATCCTGCGCGCCAAATTGCCGCACCTGGATGGATGGACGGAACGGCGGCGCGCCCATGCCGATGTGTATGATCGCGAACTGGCCGGAGTCGGCGATCTGGTTCTGCCGGCGCGGACGCCGGAGGCCTACCACATCTTCCACCAATACACCGTGGCTACATCGCGGCGCGATGCGCTCCGGGCGCACCTGCAGGAGGCCAAGATCGGCACCGAGATCTACTACCCCTTGGCCCTGCACCTTCAGACCTGCTTTGCGGAGTTCGGCGGACGACCGGGAGACTGTCCTGTCGCGGAGCGGGCGACACAGACGTCCCTGTCTCTTCCCATCTTCCCGGAGATGACCGAGAGCGAACAGGCGGAGACAATCGACGTCATCAAGCGCTTCTTTGAGTAG
- a CDS encoding UDP-N-acetyl glucosamine 2-epimerase — protein MPRHLTQSVARRVRRSRPVVVTVFGTRPQFIKLSVLWEALESRFRSILIDSGQHYDFALSGSFHSETGLRRPDIHLGLGSAAAAGQIGRLAQRLDRLFPRLAPDAVIVVGDTSTTAGAALAAAYRNIPLAHVEAGLRSFDLSTPEEKNRVLADHLATWRFCPSRAAIANLSREGIDRGVYGVGDLMYENWRKWQFDIPSLGEIGQWGLKPRECYFLTCHRAQNVDEPDRLRRLVRILYGLDRDTVFAVHPRARKNLQRLGLWAKLARCRHLRLAPPLPHRAALALIANSRAVLTDSGGIQREAYWARTPCLVLRASTEWNELVECGAGVLTDLDLDRVQRALARRRRIRPLDDRCFGYRRPSSRIARCLESALDSQA, from the coding sequence ATGCCGCGGCATCTGACCCAGTCGGTCGCACGCCGGGTCCGCCGGTCGCGTCCGGTCGTGGTGACGGTCTTCGGCACGCGGCCACAGTTCATCAAGCTCTCGGTCCTTTGGGAAGCACTGGAGTCGCGCTTTCGCTCGATTCTGATCGATTCCGGACAACACTACGATTTTGCCCTGTCCGGTTCGTTTCACAGCGAGACCGGTCTGCGTCGCCCAGACATTCACCTCGGGTTGGGCTCGGCTGCCGCGGCCGGGCAAATCGGACGTCTGGCGCAACGGTTGGATCGGTTGTTCCCACGCCTGGCTCCTGACGCGGTGATCGTGGTCGGGGATACGAGCACGACCGCCGGGGCCGCGTTGGCAGCGGCCTATCGCAACATTCCGCTGGCTCATGTCGAGGCGGGGCTGCGCAGCTTCGATCTTTCCACACCGGAGGAGAAGAACCGCGTCTTGGCCGATCATCTGGCGACGTGGCGCTTCTGTCCCAGCCGCGCCGCCATCGCCAACCTGAGCCGCGAGGGAATCGACCGCGGGGTCTACGGCGTCGGGGACTTGATGTATGAAAATTGGCGGAAGTGGCAGTTTGACATCCCCTCTTTGGGAGAAATCGGTCAATGGGGATTGAAGCCACGCGAGTGCTACTTTCTCACCTGCCATCGGGCACAGAACGTCGATGAACCGGACCGCTTGCGTCGCCTCGTTCGCATCCTGTACGGATTGGATCGGGATACCGTGTTCGCGGTTCATCCCCGCGCCCGCAAGAACCTGCAGCGACTCGGTCTCTGGGCGAAGCTGGCGCGTTGTCGCCACCTGCGTCTGGCTCCGCCGTTGCCCCATCGTGCGGCGCTGGCGCTGATTGCGAATTCCCGTGCCGTGCTCACCGACTCCGGCGGGATTCAGCGTGAGGCATACTGGGCACGGACCCCGTGTCTTGTCCTGCGTGCCAGCACCGAATGGAATGAGTTGGTCGAATGTGGGGCCGGTGTCCTGACCGATCTTGACCTCGATCGTGTGCAGCGGGCGCTGGCCCGACGCCGGCGGATTCGGCCGCTGGATGATCGATGCTTCGGTTACAGGCGGCCGTCATCGCGGATTGCCAGGTGTCTTGAATCCGCGTTGGATTCGCAGGCGTAA
- the serS gene encoding serine--tRNA ligase encodes MLDLRFIRENAEVVRKGIRDKNSPDCLDQLLELDGRRRQIIAEVESLKHERNVASEQIAAAKKAGQDAAEAIAAMRAVSERTQALDTTLREVEAQILYWQLRIPNIPAPEVPVGDESANREVRAWGQRPAFDFQPAPHWELGEKLGIYDGAAGTNVSGSGFFVLRGAGARMQRALINFMLDWHTERGYVEHRLPYLVTAKTMQGTGQLPKLAEDMYRIESDDLYLIPTAEVPLTNLEAGTMLKAGSLPQRMVAYTPCFRREAGAAGKDTRGMIRVHQFDKVELVKIVEPETSGDEHESMTADAEAILQALGLPYRVRILATGDLSFAAAKCYDLEAYAAGIDTWLEVSSCSNFTDFQARRMDLRVRSASGGKPYFPHTLNGSALALPRTMIAIWENYQTAKGTIRVPEALVPYMGGMTEIA; translated from the coding sequence ATGCTTGACCTGCGTTTCATCCGCGAAAACGCCGAGGTTGTGCGGAAGGGGATTCGCGACAAGAATTCCCCCGACTGCCTCGATCAACTCCTGGAATTGGACGGTCGCCGTCGGCAGATTATCGCCGAGGTGGAATCGCTCAAGCATGAGCGCAATGTGGCCTCCGAGCAGATCGCCGCGGCGAAGAAGGCCGGCCAGGATGCCGCGGAGGCGATTGCCGCCATGCGGGCGGTTTCTGAGCGCACACAAGCACTCGACACCACGCTCCGGGAAGTCGAAGCGCAAATCCTCTACTGGCAATTGCGCATTCCCAATATCCCCGCGCCGGAAGTCCCGGTGGGCGATGAATCGGCCAACCGCGAGGTGCGCGCGTGGGGTCAACGCCCTGCGTTCGACTTCCAGCCCGCGCCGCATTGGGAGTTGGGGGAGAAGTTGGGGATCTATGACGGCGCCGCCGGGACCAATGTCTCGGGCTCCGGGTTCTTTGTATTGCGTGGCGCCGGGGCGCGGATGCAACGCGCCCTGATCAACTTCATGCTCGACTGGCACACCGAGCGCGGATATGTCGAGCATCGACTCCCCTATCTGGTCACCGCCAAGACGATGCAGGGGACCGGCCAGTTGCCGAAGCTGGCCGAGGACATGTACCGCATCGAATCCGACGATCTCTATCTGATCCCCACCGCTGAGGTACCATTGACCAACCTCGAGGCGGGGACGATGCTCAAGGCGGGCTCGCTGCCGCAACGGATGGTGGCCTACACGCCCTGCTTCCGTCGTGAAGCGGGCGCGGCCGGGAAGGACACGCGCGGCATGATTCGCGTGCACCAGTTCGACAAGGTTGAGCTGGTGAAGATTGTCGAGCCGGAGACATCGGGCGATGAGCACGAGTCGATGACTGCCGATGCCGAGGCGATCCTGCAGGCGCTGGGGCTGCCGTATCGGGTGCGGATTCTGGCCACCGGCGATCTGTCATTTGCCGCCGCGAAGTGCTACGATCTGGAGGCCTACGCCGCCGGGATCGATACCTGGCTGGAGGTGTCCTCGTGCTCGAACTTCACCGATTTCCAGGCCCGGCGTATGGACCTGCGGGTCCGCTCCGCCTCCGGAGGCAAGCCATACTTCCCGCACACGCTCAATGGCTCGGCGTTGGCGTTGCCGCGCACCATGATCGCGATCTGGGAAAACTACCAGACCGCCAAGGGGACGATCCGTGTGCCGGAGGCGCTGGTTCCCTACATGGGCGGGATGACGGAAATCGCGTAA
- a CDS encoding nucleoside-diphosphate sugar epimerase/dehydratase, whose product MKSLLQWTARWRWMLWDLVALQGAFAIVFWLRFRAGRFDDPVFAPADYFGPAGWISLGWIVLFAVFGFYHKSGFATRTAELSRVFHAVTFGTLLLAVVTFDPAQPFTGSRTVLVGYWAALLLLLGGGRLLPALHTETNGSGAAAGVNRRRLAILAADGVAVVISYYAAFWLRFDGRIPAEAGAAFWNTLPLVFLVRLASFTYFRLYSGVWRYASVNDLVSILKAVTVGTTLLVLPVFFFGVPGYPRSVFLIDWFLMVSILGGSRFALRALREARPGFLRHGRRILVVGAGDAGEMLLRELGRDPGGPMVPVALIDEDPKKHGARLHGIPVVGDLIDLPAAAKRHRVAEILIAIPSATAEQMRRIIAACGETGLPVKTVPSLREIIDGRVSVREARNVQVEDILRRAPVDDDPAPVAMWLSGRRVMVTGGAGSIGSELVRRILRFAPSELHIVDRAENALHDLLADVAHIPTITRVEGILADITDRSRFHALFAERVPDVIFHLAAYKQVPLSEDFPDAVVVNNVGGSRYLMDWALERGVETFINISTDKAVRPSSVLGATKWIAEVLALRRAAEAQTRFVSVRFGNVLGSVGSVVPLFERQIHAGVPVTVTDRNVTRYFMTAGEAALLVLHAAVIGENGQLLVLDMGEPVHVYDLARDLILLSGLRPNVDIPIRIVGLRPGEKMSEELFEPDVVPRRSRHEKIWIIDAVDDAAPDFESRVTELLAVARTGDRARTLELLPQVVPGYVPHGGLKRRATPRMPQADLAEVGVFREPGPGGV is encoded by the coding sequence ATGAAATCCCTGCTCCAGTGGACGGCGCGATGGCGATGGATGTTGTGGGATCTGGTCGCGCTGCAGGGCGCTTTTGCCATCGTCTTTTGGCTGCGATTTCGTGCCGGCCGGTTTGACGACCCCGTCTTTGCACCGGCCGACTACTTCGGTCCCGCGGGGTGGATCTCGCTGGGTTGGATCGTGCTGTTCGCCGTCTTCGGATTCTACCACAAATCCGGGTTCGCGACGCGGACGGCGGAACTCAGCCGTGTATTCCATGCCGTGACCTTCGGCACATTGCTCTTGGCGGTGGTCACGTTCGATCCCGCGCAACCGTTCACCGGATCGCGCACCGTCCTCGTCGGCTACTGGGCCGCGTTGCTCTTGCTTCTGGGCGGAGGGCGGCTGCTGCCCGCGCTGCACACGGAGACGAACGGCTCCGGTGCCGCTGCCGGTGTGAACCGGCGCCGGTTGGCGATTCTGGCGGCCGATGGCGTCGCCGTTGTGATCTCGTACTATGCCGCCTTCTGGCTGCGATTCGATGGACGGATCCCCGCCGAAGCCGGTGCCGCCTTCTGGAACACGCTGCCTTTGGTCTTTCTGGTGCGCCTGGCCTCGTTCACGTACTTCCGGCTGTACTCCGGCGTTTGGCGGTACGCGTCCGTCAATGATCTGGTGTCGATTCTCAAGGCGGTGACCGTCGGCACGACACTTCTGGTGCTGCCGGTATTCTTCTTCGGTGTCCCGGGTTATCCCCGCTCTGTCTTCCTGATCGATTGGTTCTTGATGGTATCGATCTTGGGGGGATCGCGTTTTGCCCTGAGGGCATTGCGCGAAGCGCGTCCCGGTTTCCTGCGGCATGGGCGGCGCATACTCGTCGTCGGCGCGGGGGACGCGGGAGAGATGCTCCTGCGCGAGTTGGGCCGTGATCCCGGCGGGCCGATGGTGCCGGTGGCGCTCATCGACGAGGACCCCAAAAAACACGGGGCGCGGTTGCATGGCATTCCTGTGGTCGGAGACCTCATCGACCTGCCGGCGGCCGCCAAGCGGCACCGCGTCGCGGAGATCTTGATCGCGATTCCGTCGGCGACTGCCGAGCAGATGCGACGGATCATTGCCGCCTGCGGCGAGACCGGGCTTCCGGTCAAGACTGTCCCCTCGCTGCGGGAGATCATCGACGGCCGCGTGAGCGTGCGGGAGGCGCGAAATGTCCAGGTCGAGGATATCTTGCGCCGCGCGCCAGTGGATGACGACCCGGCTCCGGTGGCGATGTGGCTGTCCGGACGGCGCGTAATGGTCACCGGTGGCGCGGGATCGATCGGCTCGGAACTGGTGCGTCGGATACTGCGTTTTGCCCCTTCGGAGCTGCACATTGTCGACCGCGCAGAGAACGCGCTACATGACCTTTTGGCGGACGTCGCCCATATCCCGACCATCACCCGGGTCGAAGGCATTTTGGCGGACATCACCGACCGGAGCCGCTTCCATGCGCTGTTCGCCGAGCGCGTGCCCGACGTGATCTTCCATCTGGCGGCCTATAAGCAAGTGCCCTTGTCGGAGGACTTCCCTGACGCCGTTGTCGTCAACAACGTCGGGGGCTCACGTTATCTGATGGATTGGGCGCTGGAGCGTGGCGTGGAGACATTCATCAACATCTCCACCGACAAGGCCGTGCGGCCGTCCAGCGTCCTGGGAGCGACAAAGTGGATCGCGGAGGTTCTGGCCTTGCGACGGGCCGCCGAGGCGCAGACGCGCTTTGTCTCGGTGCGATTCGGCAACGTGCTCGGCTCCGTGGGTTCGGTGGTGCCGCTCTTTGAACGGCAGATTCACGCGGGCGTCCCCGTGACCGTCACCGATCGCAATGTCACCCGCTATTTCATGACGGCAGGGGAAGCGGCGCTGCTCGTCCTCCATGCCGCCGTGATCGGGGAAAACGGACAACTGCTGGTCCTGGACATGGGTGAGCCGGTGCATGTCTATGATCTGGCTCGTGACCTGATCCTTCTGTCGGGGTTACGGCCCAACGTGGACATTCCCATCCGGATCGTCGGCCTGCGGCCTGGGGAAAAGATGTCTGAGGAGCTCTTTGAACCCGACGTTGTCCCCCGACGCTCGCGACATGAGAAGATCTGGATCATCGACGCGGTTGACGATGCGGCGCCCGATTTCGAGTCGCGCGTGACCGAGTTGCTGGCGGTGGCGCGCACCGGGGATCGAGCCCGCACGCTGGAGCTGCTGCCGCAGGTGGTCCCGGGTTATGTGCCGCACGGTGGTTTGAAACGCCGGGCGACGCCGCGCATGCCGCAGGCGGATCTGGCCGAGGTCGGCGTGTTCCGTGAACCGGGGCCGGGTGGGGTCTGA
- a CDS encoding glycosyltransferase family 4 protein, whose product MYSFNRDWKSLETATRPRPCLLLVCPRIVATFVRQDAALLSEDFDVTMFPYMGWPSLVALWRAVRRAELVLIWFAGRHAVPAVAMARRRRLPSVTVIGGYEAAWVSEVRYGIPPGSLRERILRRLLRASDLILTVSEFSDRATKDRFPEVSGRMRCIKHAIDVARFRTDPANTRDRVICVGSLSRSTIRVKGWPLFWEVAARMPHVQFVAIGPARDRVGREFVASRPDNLDWRGELTGDDLLREFQSAAVYFQGSRHESFCVALAEAMACGCVPAVSRCGALPEVAGKEAFFFDPTSPEEAVHAVGQALAVPVASRAGFQQRVIDLFSLERRRSELVEAMDALLQRTSQATAQHRGT is encoded by the coding sequence ATGTACTCTTTCAACCGGGACTGGAAATCCTTGGAGACGGCAACCCGTCCAAGACCGTGCCTGCTGTTGGTCTGTCCACGTATAGTCGCGACATTCGTGCGTCAGGATGCCGCACTGCTGAGTGAGGATTTCGATGTGACGATGTTCCCCTATATGGGCTGGCCATCGCTTGTGGCGCTCTGGCGCGCCGTTCGCCGGGCGGAGCTGGTACTCATCTGGTTTGCCGGGCGACATGCTGTACCGGCGGTGGCGATGGCACGACGCCGTCGATTGCCGAGCGTGACCGTGATCGGTGGTTATGAGGCCGCGTGGGTTTCGGAAGTCCGCTACGGTATCCCGCCGGGTTCACTTCGGGAGCGCATCCTGCGACGGCTCCTACGGGCCTCCGATCTGATTCTGACCGTGTCCGAGTTCAGTGATCGCGCGACCAAAGATCGGTTCCCGGAGGTGTCGGGGAGGATGCGATGTATCAAGCACGCGATCGATGTGGCGCGCTTCCGGACGGATCCTGCAAACACGCGAGACAGGGTGATCTGTGTGGGCAGCTTGAGTCGGTCGACGATCCGGGTCAAGGGGTGGCCGCTGTTCTGGGAGGTCGCCGCCCGGATGCCGCATGTCCAGTTTGTAGCGATCGGTCCGGCCCGAGATCGGGTCGGAAGGGAGTTCGTGGCGTCCCGTCCTGACAACCTCGATTGGCGTGGTGAGCTCACCGGCGACGATCTCCTTCGTGAGTTCCAGTCAGCCGCCGTGTACTTCCAAGGTTCGCGTCATGAGAGCTTCTGCGTCGCCTTGGCCGAGGCGATGGCTTGCGGCTGTGTCCCCGCCGTATCCCGATGTGGGGCGCTTCCCGAGGTCGCCGGGAAGGAGGCCTTCTTCTTTGATCCGACGTCGCCGGAGGAGGCCGTGCATGCTGTTGGACAGGCGTTGGCGGTCCCAGTAGCGTCGCGTGCGGGTTTTCAACAGCGTGTGATTGACCTGTTCAGTCTGGAACGGCGGCGAAGCGAACTGGTCGAAGCCATGGACGCGCTGCTCCAGCGCACGTCTCAAGCAACGGCACAACATCGCGGAACTTGA